A single region of the Idiomarinaceae bacterium HL-53 genome encodes:
- a CDS encoding CrcB protein: MTSFSLASIICLSVGGAVGVLCRYFLSTGVARLQAPFILTNLISNTLGAGLLGWALAQGVNTVQLDILFIVGFCGGLSTLSGIWADVYRLGSHQRIVPWCYVLGTFILALLSFFWAGK; the protein is encoded by the coding sequence ATGACGAGTTTTAGCCTTGCTAGCATTATTTGTTTGAGTGTGGGCGGCGCGGTTGGCGTTCTGTGCCGTTATTTTCTGAGCACTGGGGTCGCACGTTTACAGGCGCCTTTTATCTTGACCAACTTAATTTCTAATACACTTGGCGCGGGTCTTTTAGGCTGGGCTTTAGCGCAAGGTGTCAACACAGTGCAACTCGATATTCTTTTTATCGTGGGGTTTTGTGGCGGCTTAAGTACGCTTTCCGGAATCTGGGCAGATGTCTACAGGCTTGGAAGTCACCAACGTATCGTGCCTTGGTGTTACGTGTTAGGTACTTTCATATTGGCTTTGTTGAGCTTTTTCTGGGCAGGAAAATGA
- a CDS encoding outer membrane lipoprotein carrier protein: MRILRGWARRGTLISGFILFVGFNGAQANQQEAYEALRTILGDMQNLQGEFEQRIYENDELLQNLTGRFVIARPAQVYWETLAPEQTVLVADGETLWYYDPFIEQVTLFNQNEMTASNPLLMLLDQQIEGADSLHVEQNGQIFTVVSHQDENAQTLRLEFSDDHVLVGIQMETGTEQLSDIRFTRVELNQSIANDLFDFEVPENVQVDDQRSR, translated from the coding sequence ATGCGCATTTTAAGAGGTTGGGCTAGGAGGGGCACACTGATTTCAGGGTTCATATTGTTTGTAGGATTCAATGGAGCTCAAGCTAATCAGCAAGAAGCCTATGAGGCGTTGCGTACAATACTGGGTGATATGCAAAACTTACAAGGCGAGTTTGAACAACGTATTTACGAAAATGATGAGCTATTGCAAAACCTTACGGGCCGTTTTGTCATTGCTCGACCTGCACAGGTCTATTGGGAGACACTTGCTCCTGAGCAAACCGTTTTAGTCGCAGACGGTGAAACACTCTGGTATTACGATCCGTTTATCGAGCAAGTAACACTTTTCAATCAGAATGAAATGACTGCTTCGAACCCCTTATTGATGCTTTTGGATCAGCAGATTGAGGGAGCGGACTCTTTGCATGTGGAACAGAATGGTCAGATATTCACTGTGGTGTCTCATCAGGATGAAAATGCTCAAACACTGCGCTTGGAGTTTAGTGATGACCATGTGCTTGTCGGTATTCAAATGGAGACCGGCACGGAGCAACTCAGTGATATTCGCTTTACTCGGGTGGAATTAAACCAATCGATCGCAAATGACCTATTTGATTTTGAAGTACCCGAAAACGTTCAAGTAGATGACCAACGGAGCCGCTAA
- a CDS encoding seryl-tRNA synthetase, protein MLDANRFRDEIEETAAQLARRGYTLDVEALKELEQQRKAIQVKTETLQSERNSRSKMIGQAKAQGQDIAPLLAEIGDLGSQLDSAKDELQTVQGQIQEIIAGVPNIPDASVPDGKDEQENVEVSRFGKPTTFSFEPLDHVELGEKLQGGLDFETATKLTGARFVVMRGGVARLHRALTQFMLNLHTETHGYTEAYVPYIVNHDSLRGTGQLPKFGADLFHVEGESQDKVAMSLIPTAEVPLTNFVRDEIVDEAALPLCLTAHTPCFRSEAGSHGRDTKGLIRQHQFDKVELVQIVKPEDSMEALEALTGHAEKVLQLLQLPYRKVLLCTGDMGFGAMKTYDLEVWLPAQKTYREISSCSNMGDFQARRMQARFRRKGAKKPELLHTLNGSGLAVGRTLVALLENYQQEDGSVVIPDVLRPYMAGAEVLKP, encoded by the coding sequence ATGTTAGACGCGAATCGTTTTCGTGATGAAATTGAAGAAACCGCCGCGCAGCTTGCGCGTAGAGGTTATACATTGGATGTCGAAGCGCTCAAAGAGCTTGAGCAGCAAAGAAAAGCAATCCAAGTAAAAACGGAAACATTACAAAGTGAACGAAATAGTCGTTCGAAAATGATAGGTCAAGCCAAAGCACAAGGGCAGGATATTGCACCATTACTTGCAGAAATTGGAGACTTGGGCTCTCAATTAGATTCGGCAAAAGACGAACTACAAACAGTTCAAGGGCAAATCCAAGAAATTATTGCTGGTGTTCCTAACATTCCTGACGCTTCTGTACCCGATGGCAAAGACGAGCAAGAAAACGTTGAGGTTAGTCGTTTTGGTAAACCGACCACTTTTTCTTTTGAACCTCTAGATCATGTTGAGCTTGGTGAGAAATTGCAGGGGGGGTTAGATTTTGAAACCGCGACTAAGTTAACCGGGGCGAGGTTTGTTGTAATGCGTGGTGGGGTTGCTAGGTTGCATCGTGCGCTCACACAATTCATGCTGAATCTGCATACAGAAACACATGGTTACACGGAAGCTTATGTGCCTTACATTGTAAATCATGACTCGTTGCGTGGTACCGGCCAATTACCAAAATTTGGTGCCGATCTGTTTCATGTTGAGGGTGAAAGCCAAGACAAAGTGGCAATGTCATTAATTCCAACTGCTGAAGTTCCACTCACTAACTTTGTGCGTGACGAAATCGTCGATGAAGCAGCTTTGCCTCTGTGTTTAACAGCCCATACACCTTGCTTCCGAAGTGAAGCCGGCTCGCATGGGCGTGATACGAAAGGGTTAATTCGTCAACATCAGTTCGATAAAGTCGAGCTCGTCCAAATTGTAAAACCTGAAGACTCGATGGAAGCCCTCGAGGCACTTACAGGACACGCTGAAAAAGTTCTACAACTTCTCCAATTGCCTTACCGAAAAGTGCTACTTTGCACAGGTGACATGGGCTTTGGCGCCATGAAAACTTATGATTTAGAAGTTTGGTTACCAGCGCAGAAAACTTATCGAGAAATCAGTTCCTGCTCTAACATGGGTGATTTTCAGGCGCGTCGGATGCAGGCTCGGTTCCGTCGTAAGGGTGCGAAGAAGCCAGAATTGCTGCATACGTTGAATGGTTCAGGACTCGCCGTAGGGCGCACCCTTGTCGCTCTGCTCGAAAACTACCAACAAGAAGATGGTTCAGTGGTGATTCCCGACGTTTTACGCCCTTATATGGCGGGGGCCGAAGTACTTAAGCCTTAG
- a CDS encoding CDP-diacylglycerol--glycerol-3-phosphate 3-phosphatidyltransferase: MQWNVPNLLTSFRIVLIPVFLIIFYLPIEYASFWAAVVFVLAAITDGLDGYIARKLNQHTQFGAFLDPVADKIMVAAALVVVVEHHNSLWVTIPALIIISRELTISALREWMAEIGQRDSVAVSSLGKIKTTAQMVALTALLWNLNTFIFTVGVTALYLAAVFTFWSMINYMTNAWNVLSKQKAD; the protein is encoded by the coding sequence ATGCAGTGGAACGTGCCTAATCTTTTAACCAGTTTCCGGATTGTTCTCATTCCCGTTTTTTTGATTATTTTTTATCTTCCCATCGAGTATGCAAGCTTTTGGGCAGCGGTTGTCTTTGTCTTAGCAGCAATTACTGACGGGCTCGATGGTTATATTGCGCGTAAACTCAATCAACACACTCAGTTTGGTGCATTTTTAGACCCCGTAGCTGATAAAATTATGGTCGCAGCAGCCCTCGTTGTGGTTGTAGAACACCACAATAGCTTATGGGTCACCATTCCTGCATTGATTATTATTAGCCGAGAGTTAACCATTTCGGCACTTCGCGAATGGATGGCCGAAATAGGGCAGAGAGACAGTGTTGCAGTCTCGTCTCTTGGAAAAATCAAAACCACAGCACAAATGGTTGCGCTGACGGCATTACTCTGGAACCTAAATACTTTTATCTTCACGGTGGGTGTGACCGCGCTTTATTTGGCTGCAGTTTTCACTTTCTGGTCGATGATAAATTACATGACAAATGCGTGGAACGTACTGTCAAAGCAAAAAGCTGATTAA
- a CDS encoding tRNA 2-thiouridine synthesizing protein D, producing the protein MARYVILLRSSHTDLAAMQAALSRARNLLQEGHQIAQVFFYGPSVLLANRLVVPGSNCPDFCSEWRSLAQQYEIPLVACSSIGRSYGLVAEQQDNNIADGFTAGGLSEFISLLAEVDHVEQH; encoded by the coding sequence ATGGCTCGCTACGTCATCCTACTCAGAAGCTCCCACACCGATCTTGCTGCAATGCAAGCAGCCCTCTCTCGTGCACGCAACTTACTCCAAGAAGGTCATCAGATAGCACAAGTATTTTTCTACGGCCCCAGTGTCTTGTTAGCAAATCGGCTTGTTGTACCGGGCAGCAATTGTCCAGACTTTTGTTCTGAATGGCGTAGTTTAGCGCAGCAATATGAGATTCCTTTAGTGGCTTGCTCGAGTATTGGCAGAAGTTATGGTCTGGTTGCTGAGCAGCAAGACAATAACATTGCAGACGGTTTCACTGCGGGCGGGCTTAGCGAGTTTATCTCGCTGCTAGCTGAGGTTGACCATGTCGAGCAACACTAA
- a CDS encoding small GTP-binding protein domain-containing protein: protein MLKKSLKIAVVGHTNAGKTSFLRTLLRNRELGAVSAMPSTTREVTCYTIVPSSQVHLQFIDTPGLEESTELYRYITRDVPKQLKHDGPKQLEYVLEEPQFVSRFDQEAKVLRQLLKSDAALVVIDTRANLLEKFLDELYILKLAGIPLVLILNFSTNEQDIARWEQGLRSASVHNLVAFDNVHTPFSAEENLFEQLSSVMPRYKSVFAAELKNRAEARLNRKREALYLLSNLLIDVATAARIADKSQESEVRAELQARVTQAEMDCMRKVLAVFGFTPNDTRLEQLPMSGGYWQDGLFDTETWQRFGISVAGATAGGGAIGAGIDVMTGGLSMGLGMVIGSAIGVAYQGAGSFGTKLKAKWQGKCWYSIETSVLQILLVRQLTLIKALSERGLAAEHPLIINSFLELDTSKYIKQIEKLRHRNEWSALYNKTVSDRLKKEQKIEGFQLLLENLFD from the coding sequence ATGCTTAAAAAAAGTTTAAAGATTGCGGTTGTTGGTCATACAAATGCTGGGAAAACGTCATTTTTAAGAACACTACTTCGCAATAGAGAATTGGGTGCTGTGAGCGCAATGCCGAGCACTACGCGCGAGGTTACTTGCTACACGATCGTGCCATCATCTCAAGTACACTTACAGTTTATAGATACGCCGGGGCTAGAAGAAAGCACTGAGCTCTATCGCTACATCACGCGGGATGTGCCAAAGCAGCTTAAACACGATGGTCCAAAGCAACTCGAGTATGTGCTTGAGGAGCCCCAATTCGTGAGCCGATTTGATCAAGAGGCGAAAGTGCTTCGTCAACTCTTAAAATCAGATGCGGCGCTGGTCGTGATCGATACGCGCGCGAATTTACTAGAAAAATTTCTAGATGAGTTGTACATATTGAAGTTAGCAGGAATCCCACTTGTACTCATCTTGAATTTCTCTACCAACGAGCAAGACATTGCACGCTGGGAACAGGGCCTACGTAGCGCTTCGGTACATAACCTTGTCGCTTTCGATAATGTGCATACACCATTTTCTGCTGAGGAAAACTTGTTTGAGCAACTGAGTAGTGTCATGCCGCGATACAAATCTGTATTTGCTGCAGAGCTAAAAAATCGCGCTGAAGCGAGATTAAACCGAAAGCGTGAGGCTCTATATTTACTTTCTAACTTGCTGATTGACGTCGCCACGGCCGCGCGCATCGCTGATAAAAGCCAGGAAAGTGAAGTGCGAGCAGAACTTCAAGCCCGCGTTACTCAGGCGGAAATGGATTGTATGCGCAAGGTATTAGCGGTATTTGGCTTTACGCCAAACGATACGCGTTTAGAGCAGTTACCGATGAGTGGTGGATACTGGCAAGATGGCTTGTTTGATACTGAAACCTGGCAACGATTTGGTATTTCTGTTGCCGGCGCCACGGCTGGAGGTGGTGCGATTGGTGCTGGTATTGATGTGATGACAGGTGGTTTAAGCATGGGGTTGGGGATGGTCATTGGATCTGCGATCGGGGTCGCGTACCAGGGAGCGGGTTCTTTTGGCACAAAACTCAAAGCGAAATGGCAAGGTAAATGTTGGTATAGTATAGAAACATCTGTATTACAAATTCTACTGGTTCGCCAACTCACGCTCATTAAAGCGCTCTCAGAGCGTGGTTTGGCAGCTGAGCATCCACTAATAATAAATTCATTTCTCGAATTAGACACCTCCAAATACATAAAACAAATAGAGAAATTAAGACATCGCAACGAATGGAGCGCCTTGTACAACAAAACCGTAAGCGATCGCTTAAAAAAAGAGCAGAAAATCGAGGGATTTCAGTTGCTGCTGGAAAATTTGTTTGATTAA
- a CDS encoding Recombination protein MgsA, whose product MTNGAANQPLAARMRPTQLSEYVGQTHLVGQGKPLYKAIMEGRLHSMILWGPPGTGKTTLAELLAQESSAQVIKISAVTSGVKDIRGAIEQAKSGLFGAQTMLFVDEVHRFNKSQQDAFLPHIEDGTIVFVGATTENPSFALNNALLSRARIYRLKPLEHEDLAALIDRVLADDQRGLGARALEIEPAAQEFLYRVTDGDARKTLNYLELAADFIDEKTGGTLTRALIEEVSGERALAMDHQGDAYYDLLSAFHKSVRGSSPDGALYWFCRFLVAGGDPVVIARRLLAIASEDIGNADPRALQLALNAWDTFHRVGPVEGERAIAQATLYCASAAKSNAVYTAFNEMMAQVREGPDYPVPSHLRNAPTRTHKQEGYGAEYRYAHHEPQAYVAGERYLPAALTQKQWYRPSDRGLEQKIQAKLDWLRDLDRNSAWQRCADDEF is encoded by the coding sequence ATGACCAACGGAGCCGCTAATCAACCCTTAGCTGCTAGAATGAGGCCTACGCAGCTATCAGAGTATGTCGGCCAGACTCATTTAGTGGGTCAAGGTAAGCCGTTATACAAGGCCATTATGGAAGGGCGCTTGCACTCGATGATTTTGTGGGGACCGCCGGGAACCGGAAAGACCACTCTGGCGGAGCTTTTGGCACAAGAATCCTCGGCTCAAGTCATTAAAATTTCGGCTGTCACTTCTGGTGTTAAGGATATTCGTGGCGCTATTGAGCAAGCCAAAAGTGGTTTATTTGGCGCTCAAACCATGCTGTTTGTGGACGAAGTACACCGCTTTAATAAAAGCCAACAAGACGCCTTTTTACCTCACATAGAAGACGGCACAATCGTATTTGTTGGTGCAACGACTGAGAATCCTAGTTTTGCACTCAATAACGCGTTACTGTCCCGAGCTCGTATTTATCGCTTAAAGCCACTGGAACACGAGGATTTAGCTGCGCTGATCGACCGCGTACTTGCTGATGATCAACGAGGCTTGGGAGCGCGTGCGCTTGAGATAGAACCTGCTGCACAGGAGTTTCTCTATCGTGTTACTGATGGTGATGCGCGTAAAACGTTGAACTATCTTGAACTTGCTGCAGATTTTATTGATGAAAAAACGGGTGGTACGTTAACACGAGCACTTATTGAAGAAGTGAGTGGTGAACGAGCGCTTGCGATGGATCATCAAGGAGACGCTTACTACGATTTACTCTCCGCATTTCATAAGTCGGTGAGAGGGTCGTCTCCTGACGGCGCACTCTATTGGTTTTGTCGGTTTCTAGTGGCAGGTGGTGATCCGGTTGTTATTGCGCGACGGTTACTTGCAATTGCCTCGGAAGATATCGGTAACGCGGATCCACGCGCTTTGCAGCTTGCGCTCAATGCATGGGATACTTTCCATCGCGTGGGGCCGGTTGAGGGAGAGCGTGCCATTGCACAAGCAACACTGTATTGCGCAAGCGCCGCCAAAAGTAATGCGGTATACACGGCATTCAATGAAATGATGGCCCAGGTGCGAGAAGGGCCGGACTACCCGGTACCAAGTCATTTACGGAACGCACCTACGAGAACTCATAAGCAGGAAGGCTATGGGGCTGAGTATCGTTATGCGCATCATGAACCACAGGCATATGTAGCGGGAGAGCGTTATTTACCGGCGGCACTGACTCAAAAGCAGTGGTATCGCCCCTCCGATCGGGGTCTGGAACAAAAAATTCAAGCGAAATTAGATTGGCTGCGTGATTTAGATCGAAACAGTGCATGGCAGCGTTGCGCTGATGACGAGTTTTAG
- a CDS encoding Fluoride ion exporter CrcB/FEX, affects chromosome condensation, whose translation MNSAYSRVIKITLLLGLAGFVGSLIRTLLVTFGTGLLPAAILSANVLGSAYAAFWIAHAEQKESASHLEWMHVLGLAGGLTTFAGVIEVLARYLEIEDYFTAFVWIGTTLLLSGAAFFVTIRIVKIRN comes from the coding sequence ATGAACTCAGCTTATTCTAGAGTCATTAAGATAACGCTTCTTCTGGGGTTGGCGGGTTTTGTTGGAAGTTTGATACGCACGCTTTTAGTTACCTTTGGAACCGGATTATTACCTGCAGCGATCTTATCTGCGAACGTTCTTGGGAGTGCCTATGCCGCGTTTTGGATAGCTCACGCCGAGCAAAAAGAGAGCGCCTCTCATCTAGAATGGATGCATGTTTTGGGTTTGGCCGGCGGTTTGACGACATTTGCCGGCGTGATCGAGGTTTTGGCGAGATATCTAGAGATTGAGGATTATTTCACAGCCTTTGTTTGGATTGGGACAACATTGTTATTATCAGGCGCCGCATTTTTTGTCACAATACGCATAGTTAAAATACGAAACTAA
- a CDS encoding two-component system, NarL family, invasion response regulator UvrY → MRDVIVAIQPGVQCSGVTKQLTEYRWNILSVASCRNQLLEVLKQSPNAVVIISEQFERSSLHSLIRAIYRLQPRANLILWTFSLASALDFKFRHPMIAGYFYRHVETKELMRGCQVAGAGQRFASPYLAKAFKRYRNHSDSSDIHAGLSIREVQIFQMITGGLTVEEIASRLVISRKTVNTFRYRLFAKLEVKCDVQLAHLAIKHGLIEPQY, encoded by the coding sequence ATGCGTGATGTAATCGTGGCCATTCAACCAGGTGTCCAGTGCTCTGGTGTTACAAAACAGCTAACAGAGTACCGTTGGAATATTCTGAGTGTTGCCTCTTGCCGTAACCAACTGCTCGAAGTACTCAAGCAAAGCCCTAATGCCGTTGTTATTATTTCAGAACAGTTCGAACGCTCATCTTTACACAGCCTTATCCGCGCTATCTATCGGCTTCAGCCAAGAGCGAACCTAATACTTTGGACTTTCTCATTGGCCTCTGCACTTGATTTTAAGTTTCGGCATCCAATGATCGCAGGCTACTTCTATCGCCATGTGGAAACAAAAGAACTCATGCGTGGCTGCCAAGTGGCTGGTGCAGGACAACGATTTGCTTCACCTTATCTTGCAAAGGCGTTCAAACGCTATCGGAACCATTCCGACTCTTCTGATATACACGCCGGCTTAAGCATTCGTGAGGTACAAATATTTCAAATGATTACCGGTGGCTTAACCGTTGAGGAAATTGCGAGTCGGCTTGTCATTTCAAGAAAAACCGTGAATACATTTCGCTACCGGTTGTTTGCAAAGTTAGAAGTGAAATGCGACGTACAACTCGCGCACCTAGCAATTAAGCATGGTTTAATTGAACCGCAGTATTAA
- a CDS encoding tRNA 2-thiouridine synthesizing protein E → MLSFNGVDYETDKHDYLLNFEQWHPALAEHIATLENIQLTPAHWEVVHFVREFYQQYDTSPAMRVLVKAVAKKLGEDKGNSRYLYQLFPKGPAKQATRIAGLPKPAKCI, encoded by the coding sequence ATGCTAAGTTTCAACGGTGTTGATTACGAAACGGACAAACACGACTATCTGCTTAATTTTGAGCAGTGGCACCCTGCACTCGCCGAACACATTGCCACACTCGAGAATATCCAATTAACACCAGCGCATTGGGAAGTCGTACATTTTGTGCGAGAGTTCTATCAACAGTATGACACAAGCCCAGCGATGCGCGTTTTAGTGAAAGCGGTTGCAAAAAAGTTAGGAGAAGATAAGGGGAACAGCCGATATTTGTATCAGCTCTTCCCCAAGGGGCCGGCCAAACAGGCGACCCGCATTGCGGGCCTACCGAAGCCAGCAAAATGTATCTAA
- a CDS encoding Excinuclease ABC subunit C gives MSETNNPNLFDAEKFLSSLTHQPGVYRMYNKEAQVIYVGKAKSLKKRVSSYFRKQVDSVKTQALVSNIARMEVVVTNTEAEALILENTFIKKYRPKYNVLLRDDKSYPYIFISAHQHPRIAFHRGARREKGDYFGPFPNGSAVRESLKLLQKLFPVRQCDDSYYRARSRPCLQHQLKRCLAPCVNICTDEAYDEQVQLARLFLKGRNQEVIDQLVKSMERASEALQFEKAAQLRDQIIALRQVQERNAVSGDQTEMDVVGVWQENGMTCIHLLFIRQNAVQGSRSYFPKVPANTSLDEVLESFVLQFYLDQQQGRQPPNEVVIQLEKAHAQNLSQTLSEALGQRLTLKTNARGERAQYVSLANKNAMNAVQSKLGEASVMQTRVSALQALVGDKANVERMECFDISHTMGEETVASCVVFGLEGPIKSDYRRYNIKDITPGDDYAAMAQVLSRRYRNAVENENVPDIVFIDGGKGQLTQAEEYFTDWPQPPLVIGVAKGESRKPGLETLIFGYSRETHHLPADHPALHLIQYIRDESHRFAITGHRQRRAKVKKTSQLESIVAVGPKRRQNLLKYLGGIQQVKNASIDQLANVPGISKALAETIYYALRDE, from the coding sequence ATGTCTGAAACTAATAATCCTAACCTGTTTGATGCGGAAAAATTCCTGTCTTCACTGACACACCAGCCGGGTGTGTATCGTATGTATAATAAGGAAGCGCAGGTCATTTATGTGGGAAAAGCGAAAAGTCTGAAAAAGCGCGTTTCGAGTTATTTCCGCAAACAAGTCGATTCGGTAAAAACACAAGCGCTCGTGAGCAACATTGCTCGCATGGAAGTGGTGGTGACGAATACAGAAGCAGAAGCACTTATTCTCGAAAACACGTTCATCAAAAAATATCGACCCAAATACAATGTATTACTTCGAGATGATAAATCTTATCCGTATATTTTTATTTCTGCGCATCAGCATCCGCGCATCGCATTTCACCGGGGGGCGCGCAGGGAAAAAGGCGATTATTTCGGGCCTTTCCCCAATGGAAGTGCCGTTCGCGAGAGTTTAAAGCTACTACAAAAATTATTTCCAGTGCGACAATGCGACGATAGTTATTATCGGGCGAGAAGCCGTCCTTGCCTTCAGCATCAGCTCAAACGGTGTTTAGCGCCCTGCGTGAATATATGCACCGACGAGGCTTATGATGAGCAGGTGCAACTCGCTCGTTTATTTTTAAAAGGTAGAAATCAGGAAGTTATTGATCAGTTAGTCAAGTCGATGGAAAGGGCGAGTGAAGCGCTACAGTTTGAAAAAGCAGCTCAGTTACGCGATCAGATTATCGCGCTAAGGCAAGTTCAAGAGCGAAATGCTGTGAGTGGTGATCAAACAGAAATGGATGTGGTCGGCGTTTGGCAAGAGAACGGGATGACCTGTATCCATTTATTGTTTATCCGACAAAATGCAGTGCAGGGCAGTCGCAGTTACTTTCCTAAAGTGCCTGCAAATACGAGCTTAGATGAAGTGCTGGAGTCATTCGTTCTGCAATTTTATTTAGATCAACAACAAGGGCGTCAGCCTCCTAACGAGGTTGTGATTCAGCTCGAAAAGGCACACGCGCAGAACTTATCGCAGACACTGAGTGAAGCATTAGGGCAGCGCCTTACCTTGAAAACGAACGCTAGAGGGGAACGTGCTCAATATGTGTCGTTAGCCAATAAAAACGCAATGAATGCGGTGCAAAGTAAATTAGGGGAAGCGTCTGTTATGCAAACCCGTGTGAGCGCGTTGCAAGCGTTGGTGGGAGACAAAGCCAATGTTGAGCGTATGGAGTGTTTTGATATCTCCCATACCATGGGAGAGGAAACCGTTGCATCTTGCGTCGTTTTTGGATTAGAAGGCCCGATTAAATCAGATTATCGGCGCTATAACATTAAAGATATTACTCCGGGTGATGACTATGCGGCGATGGCACAAGTATTATCGCGTCGTTATCGCAATGCAGTAGAGAATGAAAATGTGCCGGACATTGTTTTTATCGATGGTGGTAAAGGACAGCTCACACAGGCAGAGGAATATTTTACCGATTGGCCGCAGCCACCTTTAGTAATTGGTGTTGCAAAAGGTGAAAGTAGAAAACCAGGCCTCGAAACGCTCATTTTTGGCTATTCACGAGAAACGCACCATTTACCTGCGGATCATCCCGCGCTACATTTAATTCAATATATACGAGATGAATCGCACCGTTTCGCAATCACGGGGCATCGCCAACGACGCGCCAAAGTAAAAAAGACATCGCAGTTGGAGTCAATAGTGGCGGTGGGGCCGAAACGTCGACAAAATTTATTAAAATATCTTGGTGGCATTCAACAAGTAAAAAACGCTAGTATAGACCAGTTGGCAAATGTGCCAGGAATAAGCAAAGCGCTCGCAGAAACGATCTATTACGCATTGCGTGATGAGTAA